The Arenibacter algicola region AGAACTTCCACGTAACCATTTTGGGTCTTACCTGTGGTGATGATTTTCTTGGTTACTATGGCCTCGTTTTCGGCGTTAAGTTCCTCGGCTACGTAGGCATACTGCTCTCCATCGGCATTTTCGGAAACGATACTTTGTGGAATAAGAATTGCATTTTCACTGGTGTAATCGTTCAATTGTACCTTGGCGGTCAAGTTGGGCTTAATAGTGCCTGTCTTGTTGGGAACAGGGATTTCTACAGTAAAGGACCTGTTACCAGGATTAATAAAGTTTCCGGTTTGTCTAATATTGGTCATAATACTATCGCCTAGAACAGGGAAATATACTTTGGCTTCCTTGCCATTTTTTATGCTTCCCAAATAGGTTTCAGGTACCTCCACTACGATGTACATGTCCGAGAGGTTCACTATTCGGAAAACTTCGGATCCTGGACCGGGAGCAACCACTGTTCCCTGGTCTTTGATAACATCGTCTATAATTCCGGAAAAAGGCGCCCTAATGGTGGACTTGCCCAATTGACTCTGCATTTGTTTAACCGTATTTTCGGAAGCTTCATAGTTGGTCTTTGCCTGTAAATACTGAATTTCGGAACCTATCTTTTGTTCCCACAATCTTTTTTGACGCTCAAAAGTAGTTTTTGCCAATTGCGCCTGAGTTTTTAATTGCTCCAGTTGGCTGCCCATACCGCCGTCATCTATACTGGCCAAGATTTGACCTTTAGTGACTTCTTGTCCCTCCTTAACATATACTTTGTGCAGGACACCTTGCATTTCCGGATAGATCAATACATTTTGTTTGGTTTTTACGTCTCCCTGTAAGTCCAAGAAATGGTCAAATTTTTTGGGATCGGCTATAATTGTGGTAACTAAGGGAAGGTTTTCATTTCCGCTCATTGATCCAATTACCGAATCCAGTTTTTTCATTTCGGACTCCAATACCTTTTGTTGCTCAAAAAGCTCACTTTTTTTGGTGCGCAGTGCGTTAAGGTCTCCTCCAGATATAAGGTCGTCTACAGTTTTTTGATTATCGCTTCCACAAGAAACCAATAGGGTTCCCAATATGAATATTTGAAGAATTTTGTTCATAGTTATAATTTCTAGGTTGATGTTATAGTTTGCTGTTAAGTACCGTCTCCAAGGTCGTTTTATTGTTTATTACCTCTACCATGGACTGCAGGTATTCCTGCTGTGCATCATAGAGTTGTGTTTGAGCCTGCCTCAGCTCAAAACTGGTGGCAAGTCCTTCGGAGTATTTTATTTCATTTTTCATTTCAATACGTTCGGCCAAGGCCAAATTTTCACTTGCCGTATTGTACTGCTCAATAGAAAAGAGGTAATTGCTCTTGGCGGTTTGGTGTTGTAGGCGAATACTTTGTTCCGTCTCGGATTTCTGTGTTCTTGCCTTTTCAAGCGCAATTTTTGCCCTCGCGGTCTTGGCACTTCTGCCAAGGGAACTAAAAATAGGGATACTAAGGTCAAAACCCAGTATGGAGGAATCAAACCATTCCGCTTCGTTGTTTAAAAAATTAAACCTATCACTATAAGAAGTGCTGCCGTAATTTATAAAGGCATTCAGGGTAGGCAAGGCCAAACTTTTTTGCAGCTTAAGCTCCAATTCCCTTTGCTGGTTTAGGTTGTCCACCATTTTAAAATCTATATTGTTGTCCATGACC contains the following coding sequences:
- a CDS encoding efflux RND transporter periplasmic adaptor subunit, with translation MNKILQIFILGTLLVSCGSDNQKTVDDLISGGDLNALRTKKSELFEQQKVLESEMKKLDSVIGSMSGNENLPLVTTIIADPKKFDHFLDLQGDVKTKQNVLIYPEMQGVLHKVYVKEGQEVTKGQILASIDDGGMGSQLEQLKTQAQLAKTTFERQKRLWEQKIGSEIQYLQAKTNYEASENTVKQMQSQLGKSTIRAPFSGIIDDVIKDQGTVVAPGPGSEVFRIVNLSDMYIVVEVPETYLGSIKNGKEAKVYFPVLGDSIMTNIRQTGNFINPGNRSFTVEIPVPNKTGTIKPNLTAKVQLNDYTSENAILIPQSIVSENADGEQYAYVAEELNAENEAIVTKKIITTGKTQNGYVEVLSGISSGNHIIKEGARSVKDGQKVKVLN